A single window of Camelus ferus isolate YT-003-E chromosome 7, BCGSAC_Cfer_1.0, whole genome shotgun sequence DNA harbors:
- the LOC102520523 gene encoding TRPM8 channel-associated factor 2 gives MATTPAAAFEALMSGVTSWDVPKDPIPSELLLTGEAAFPVMVNDQGQVLIAASSYGQGRLVVVSHEGYLLEAGLAPFLLNAVGWLCPSRGAPVGVHPSLASLASILQGSGVEAQVQPEPGEPLGVYCIDAYDDTMTAELIQFVKCGGGLLIGGQAWCWANEHGSDKVLSKFPGNQVTSVAGVYFTDTCGDNGQFKVSKKVPKIPLQVRCGEDPRQDQQQLLEGITELDIQTGVIPSQLLVHGALAFPLGLDASLGCFLAAARYGRGRVVLAAHEGMLCAPKMEPFLLNAVHWLARGQTGKVGVNTSLENLCALLSEHGLECSLEPHLTGDLCVYCCVAYSDEEATQLQEFVAEGGGLLIGGQAWWWASENPGSSALAGFPGNVILNCFGLSILAQTVNPGCFPVPSPEKQSYHFRKALSEFQAVLNHGGGNLEKSWLARLGVDGAAFLQIPAKGVPAYASLHRLLRKTLRLSGLPAVSRENPVASDTCEAAVLYLATELAHSGNDCSQLAQELGVWSCSPSLSISDHPITVEIDGSNPGSEDAWVSTGLYLHNGQDAEVSLSEAAASAGLKVQVGCHTDDLTSASKLSRAPVVTYQCSMDRTTRTVACLWGGLLYVIVPKGSTLGPVSVTIRRAVPAPYYKLGKTSLEKWRNCIQESPAPWGELATDNIILTLPTADLRGLDDPEPLLRLWDEMMQAIARLAAQPFPFLCPERIVADVQLSAGWMHAGYPIMCHLESVQELINETGVRSRGLWGPIHELGHNQQRWQWEFPPHTSEATCNLWSVYVHETVLGIPRDQAHPDLSPPEREKRIKTHLGKGAPLNDWELWTALELYLQLQEAFGWEPFTELFAEYQTLSDIPEDNPGKMNLWVQKFSEKVQKNLAPFFEAWGWPVQKEVADSLACLPGWEENPMLNEQSLCPKDCVRYFL, from the exons ATGGCGACAACTCCGGCTGCTGCCTTTGAGGCCCTCATGTCTGGAGTGACAAGCTGGGATGTCCCCAAAGACCCCATCCCCAGTGAACTCCTTCTGACTGGAGAGGCCGCCTTCCCAGTCATGGTGAATGACCAGGGCCAGGTCCTCATTGCCGCCTCCTCCTATGGTCAAGGCCGCCTTGTGGTTGTGTCCCACGAGGGCTACCTACTGGAGGCTGGCTTGGCCCCATTTCTTCTCAATGCAGTGGGCTGGCTCTGTCCCTCACGTGGGGCTCCCGTTGGAGTGCACCCATCCCTGGCATCACTAGCCAGCAtcctgcagggctctggggtTGAGGCCCAGGTTCAGCCAGAACCGGGAGAACCCCTGGGGGTTTACTGCATCGATGCCTACGATGACACCATGACTGCAGAGCTGATCCAGTTTGTGAAATGTGGAGGGGGCTTGCTCATCGGGGGCCAGGCCTGGTGCTGGGCCAATGAGCACGGCAGTGACAAGGTGCTGTCCAAGTTCCCAGGGAACCAGGTGACCAGTGTGGCCGGAGTGTACTTCACTGACACCTGTGGGGACAATGGCCAGTTCAAGGTCTCTAAGAAGGTGCCCAAGATCCCTCTCCAGGTCAG GTGTGGGGAGGATCCCCGGCAGGATCAGCAGCAGCTCCTGGAAGGGATCACAGAGCTGGACATCCAGACGGGAGTGATCCCCTCGCAGCTGCTGGTGCACGGGGCCCTGGCCTTCCCCCTGGGCTTAGATGCCTCGCTCGGCTGCTTCCTGGCAGCTGCCCGCTATGGCCGGGGCCGGGTGGTCTTAGCTGCCCACGAAGGCATGCTCTGTGCTCCCAAGATGGAGCCCTTTTTGCTCAATGCTGTGCACTGGCTGGCCAGAGGCCAGACGGGCAAAGTTGGGGTGAACACAAGTCTGGAAAACCTGTGTGCCCTGCTATCAGAGCATGGCCTGGAATGCAGTCTGGAGCCCCATCTGACGGGAGACCTGTGTGTCTACTGCTGTGTGGCTTACAGTGACGAGGAGGCTACGCAGCTGCAGGAGTTTGTGGCCGAGGGTGGGGGCTTGCTGATCGGGGGCCAGGCCTGGTGGTGGGCCTCCGAGAACCCAGGCAGCTCCGCTCTGGCTGGCTTCCCTGGTAACGTCATCCTCAACTGCTTTGGCCTCAGTATCCTAGCTCAGACAGTGAACCCAGGCTgcttccctgtcccttccccgGAGAAGCAGAGCTACCACTTCCGCAAGGCGCTCTCTGAATTCCAGGCTGTCCTGAATCATGGGGGTGGGAACTTGGAAAAGAGCTGGCTAGCCAGACTGGGAGTCGATGGTGCAGCTTTCCTCCAGATTCCGGCCAAGGGGGTCCCTGCTTATGCGTCCTTGCACCGGCTCCTGCGGAAGACTCTGCGCCTGTCGGGCCTCCCAGCTGTGAGCCGGGAAAACCCAGTTGCCAGTGACACCTGCGAGGCGGCAGTGCTCTACCTGGCCACAGAGCTGGCGCACTCCGGCAATGACTGCTCCCAGCTGGCGCAGGAGCTTGGGGTCTGGTCCTGCAGCCCCAGTCTGTCCATCTCAGATCACCCCATCACGGTGGAGATcgatggaagcaacccag GCAGCGAGGATGCCTGGGTGAGTACAGGGCTCTACCTCCATAATGGACAAGATGCAGAAGTCTCCTTGTCTGAAGCTGCGGCCTCTGCTGGCCTGAAG GTACAGGTTGGCTGCCACACCGATGACTTGACGAGCGCCAGCAAGCTGTCTCGAGCCCCCGTGGTGACTTACCAGTGCAGCATGGATAGGACCACACGGACAGTCGCCTGCCTCTGGGGTGGTCTTCTCTATGTCATCGTGCCCAAGGGCAGTACACTGGGCCCTGTGTCTGTCACCATCAGAAGAGCTGTGCCTGCCCCGTATTACAAGCTGG GTAAGACGTCCCTGGAGAAGTGGAGGAACTGTATCCAGGAGAGCCCGGCTCCCTGGGGGGAGCTGGCAACAGACAACATCATCTTGACACTGCCAACTGCAGACCTCAGGGGCCTGGACGACCCCGAGCCCTTGCTCCGCCTCTGGGATGAGATGATGCAGGCCATAGCCAGGCTGGCAGCCcagcccttccctttcctctgtccAGAGAGGATTGTTGCTGACGTGCAGCTCTCAGCCG gctggATGCACGCAGGGTACCCCATCATGTGCCACCTGGAGTCGGTGCAGGAGCTCATCAATGAGACAGGCGTGAGAAGCAGAGGTCTGTGGGGACCCATCCACGAGCTGGGCCACAACCAGCAGCGTTGGCAGTGGGAGTTCCCCCCGCACACCTCCGAGGCCACCTGCAACCTGTGGTCAGTCTACGTGCACGAGACGGTCCTGGGCATCCCCAGGGATCAGGCCCACCCTGATCTGAGCCCTCCAGAACGAGAGAAGAGGATCAAAACACATCTGGGAAAGGGAGCCCCCCTGAATGACTGGGAGTTGTGGACGGCTCTGGAACTGTATCTACAG CTCCAGGAGGCCTTTGGGTGGGAGCCGTTCACCGAGCTCTTTGCTGAGTACCAGACCCTGTCTGACATCCCTGAAGACAACCCTGGCAAGATGAACCTGTGGGTGCAGAAGTTCTCTGAAAAGGTGCAGAAGAATCTGGCTCCTTTCTTTGAGGCCTGGGGCTGGCCGGTCCAGAAGGAAGTGGCTGACAGCCTGGCCTGTCTGCCTGGGTGGGAGGAAAACCCCATGCTTAATGAGCAGTCTTTATGCCCCAAGGATTGTGTGAGGTACTTCCTATGA
- the LOC106729703 gene encoding LOW QUALITY PROTEIN: TRPM8 channel-associated factor 2 (The sequence of the model RefSeq protein was modified relative to this genomic sequence to represent the inferred CDS: deleted 1 base in 1 codon), whose translation MATTPAAAFEALMSGVTSWDVPKDPIPSELLLTGEAAFPVMVNDQGQVLIAASSYGQGRLVVVSHEGYLLEAGLAPFLLNAVGWLCPSRGAPVGVHPSLASLASILQGSGVEAQVQPEPGEPLGVYCIDAYDDTMTAELIQFVKRGGGLLIGGQALYWASQHSSDKVLSKVPGNQVTSVVGVYFMDIFGDRGQLKVSKKVPKDPLHVG comes from the exons ATGGCGACAACTCCCGCTGCTGCCTTTGAGGCCCTCATGTCTGGAGTGACAAGCTGGGATGTCCCCAAAGACCCCATCCCCAGTGAACTCCTTCTGACTGGAGAGGCCGCCTTCCCAGTCATGGTGAATGACCAGGGCCAGGTCCTCATTGCCGCCTCCTCCTATGGTCAAGGCCGCCTTGTGGTTGTGTCCCACGAGGGCTACCTGCTGGAGGCTGGCTTGGCCCCATTTCTTCTCAATGCAGTGGGCTGGCTCTGTCCCTCACGTGGGGCTCCCGTTGGAGTGCACCCATCCCTGGCATCACTAGCC AGCAtcctgcagggctctggggtTGAGGCCCAGGTTCAGCCAGAACCGGGAGAACCCCTGGGGGTTTACTGCATCGATGCCTACGATGACACCATGACTGCAGAGCTGATCCAGTTTGTGAAACGTGGAGGGGGCTTGCTCATCGGGGGCCAGGCCTTGTACTGGGCCAGTCAGCACAGCAGTGACAAGGTGCTGTCCAAGGTCCCAGGGAACCAGGTGACCAGTGTGGTCGGAGTGTACttcatggacatctttggggacagAGGCCAACTCAAGGTTTCTAAGAAGGTGCCCAAGGACCCTCTCCACGTCGGGTGA